In Streptomyces sp. NBC_00878, a single window of DNA contains:
- a CDS encoding LLM class flavin-dependent oxidoreductase produces the protein MQFGIFSVGDVTPDPTTGRAPSEHERIKAMVAIARKAEEVGLDVFATGEHHNPPFVPSSPTTMLGWIAARTENLILSTSTTLITTNDPVKIAEDFAMLQHLADGRVDLMMGRGNTGPVYPWFGQDIRQGINLAVENYALLYRLWREDVVDWEGKFRTPLQSFTSTPRPLDGVPPFVWHGSIRSPEIAEQAAYYGDGFFHNNIFWPADHTKRMVELYRSRYAHYGHGTAEQAIVGLGGQVFMRRNSQDAVREFRPYFDNAPVYGHGPSLEDFTEQTPLTVGSPEQVIEKTLSFRDYAGDYQRQLFLVDHAGLPLKSVLEQIDLLGEEVVPVLREEFAKRRAAGVPEAPTHAARVAAAAAADAGAGAGARAGAGAGAGAGKEVASS, from the coding sequence ATGCAGTTCGGGATCTTCAGCGTCGGCGACGTCACGCCGGACCCGACCACGGGCCGTGCGCCGTCCGAGCACGAGCGGATCAAGGCCATGGTCGCCATCGCGCGGAAGGCCGAGGAGGTCGGGCTCGACGTCTTCGCGACCGGTGAGCACCACAACCCGCCGTTCGTGCCGTCGTCGCCGACCACCATGCTCGGCTGGATCGCCGCGCGCACCGAGAACCTCATCCTCTCCACCTCCACCACCCTCATCACCACCAACGACCCGGTGAAGATCGCCGAGGACTTCGCGATGCTCCAGCATCTGGCGGACGGCCGCGTGGACCTGATGATGGGGCGCGGCAACACCGGACCGGTCTACCCCTGGTTCGGGCAGGACATCCGGCAGGGCATCAACCTCGCCGTCGAGAACTACGCGCTGCTGTACCGGCTGTGGCGCGAGGACGTCGTCGACTGGGAGGGCAAGTTCCGTACGCCGCTGCAGTCGTTCACGTCGACGCCCCGGCCGCTGGACGGCGTGCCGCCGTTCGTCTGGCACGGCTCGATCCGCTCGCCCGAGATCGCCGAGCAGGCCGCGTACTACGGCGACGGGTTCTTCCACAACAACATCTTCTGGCCGGCCGACCACACCAAGCGGATGGTCGAGCTGTACCGGTCGCGGTACGCGCACTACGGGCACGGCACGGCGGAGCAGGCGATCGTCGGGCTCGGCGGCCAGGTGTTCATGCGCAGGAACTCGCAGGACGCGGTACGGGAGTTCCGGCCGTACTTCGACAACGCGCCCGTGTACGGGCACGGGCCGTCGCTTGAGGACTTCACCGAGCAGACCCCGCTGACGGTCGGTTCGCCGGAGCAGGTGATCGAGAAGACGCTGTCGTTCCGGGACTACGCGGGCGACTACCAGCGGCAGTTGTTCCTCGTCGACCATGCCGGGCTGCCGCTGAAGTCCGTGCTGGAGCAGATCGACCTGCTGGGCGAGGAGGTCGTGCCCGTGTTGCGCGAGGAGTTCGCGAAGAGGCGGGCGGCCGGGGTGCCGGAGGCTCCGACGCATGCGGCGCGGGTCGCCGCGGCGGCTGCGGCCGACGCCGGTGCGGGTGCCGGTGCCCGTGCCGGTGCCGGTGCCGGTGCCGGTGCCGGCAAGGAGGTGGCCTCGTCATGA
- a CDS encoding FMN reductase has protein sequence MKLVVVSAGLSVPSSTRLLGDRLANATAERTSADVQVVELRDLAVEIAHNFTTGFPGPALGAALEAVASADGLIVVTPVFSASYSGLFKSFFDVLDPEALAGKPVLIGATGGSARHSLVLEHALRPLFAYLRAVVVPTGVYAASEDWGAEGLVERISRAAGELAGLMSGLAAGRGAVTVSATPAPESVPVPVPAPVSLPAQGAVELVRGGGFEVVPFEQQLAALRSE, from the coding sequence ATGAAGCTCGTCGTCGTTTCGGCGGGGCTGAGTGTTCCGTCGTCCACGCGGTTGCTGGGTGACCGGCTGGCCAATGCGACCGCCGAGCGCACCTCGGCGGACGTCCAGGTGGTGGAGCTGCGTGACCTCGCGGTCGAGATCGCGCACAACTTCACCACCGGTTTTCCGGGGCCCGCGTTGGGTGCCGCCCTGGAGGCCGTGGCGTCGGCGGACGGGCTGATCGTCGTCACGCCGGTCTTCTCCGCCTCGTACAGCGGGCTGTTCAAGTCCTTCTTCGATGTGCTGGATCCCGAGGCGCTGGCCGGGAAGCCCGTGCTGATCGGTGCGACCGGGGGGTCCGCGCGTCACTCGCTGGTCCTGGAGCATGCGTTGCGGCCGCTGTTCGCGTATCTGCGGGCGGTGGTTGTGCCTACCGGGGTGTACGCGGCCTCGGAGGACTGGGGTGCGGAGGGGCTCGTGGAGCGGATTTCTCGGGCCGCGGGGGAGTTGGCGGGGTTGATGAGTGGCCTGGCGGCCGGGCGGGGTGCGGTGACGGTGTCGGCGACGCCGGCACCGGAGTCTGTGCCTGTGCCTGTGCCTGCGCCTGTGTCGTTGCCGGCGCAGGGGGCGGTGGAGCTGGTGCGTGGGGGTGGCTTTGAGGTTGTTCCCTTTGAGCAGCAGCTGGCCGCGTTGAGGAGCGAGTAG
- a CDS encoding glycosyltransferase family 4 protein encodes MRIVFLLHNAYAIGGTVRTTLNLATALAERHDVEIVSMRRHRDEPRFTVDPRIAVVPLVDERDGSRDLTDPSYAAPAVDFPSSDKRYAQYTRLTDERARDYLAHCDADVVIGTRPGINVYVSRFAPRRALRIAQEHLRHDAHSKRLRVVLGRHYRALDAVVTTTEADAEVYRRRMPLPGVRVAAVPNMVPAPVGVTRDPTTKVIAAAGRLVRGKRFDLLIEAFSAVASKEPDWQLRIYGGGPEREHLQHLVDGLGLSGHARLMGPRTPIEAEFARSAMLVSASDAESFGMTLVEAMRCGVPVISTDCPLGPAEIITDGVDGRLVPVGDARSLAEAMLDLITDERLRQAMGEAALRSSHRFDAEPVVERYEALFADLTATRGRRAWAKARARAANWAHRQTHRFRRTTTTRPTSINSTRPAGP; translated from the coding sequence ATGAGGATCGTGTTCCTGCTGCACAACGCGTACGCCATCGGGGGGACCGTCCGCACCACGCTCAACCTCGCGACGGCGCTCGCCGAGCGGCACGACGTGGAGATCGTGTCGATGAGGCGGCACCGGGACGAGCCGCGGTTCACCGTCGACCCACGGATCGCGGTCGTCCCGCTGGTGGACGAACGGGACGGCAGCCGGGACCTCACGGACCCGTCGTACGCCGCGCCGGCCGTCGACTTCCCGTCCTCCGACAAGCGGTACGCGCAGTACACACGGCTCACCGACGAGCGCGCCCGCGACTACCTCGCGCACTGCGACGCGGACGTGGTGATAGGCACGCGCCCCGGCATCAATGTCTACGTCTCCCGCTTCGCCCCGCGCCGGGCGCTGCGCATCGCCCAGGAGCATCTGCGGCACGACGCGCACAGCAAGCGGCTGCGGGTTGTGCTGGGCCGCCACTACCGCGCGCTCGACGCGGTGGTGACGACGACGGAGGCGGACGCGGAGGTGTACCGGCGGCGGATGCCACTGCCGGGGGTACGGGTCGCCGCGGTGCCGAACATGGTGCCCGCGCCGGTCGGCGTCACCCGCGACCCGACCACGAAGGTGATCGCCGCGGCCGGCCGACTGGTCCGCGGCAAACGCTTCGACCTGCTGATCGAGGCCTTCTCCGCGGTCGCCTCCAAAGAACCCGACTGGCAGCTGCGGATCTACGGCGGCGGGCCCGAACGGGAACACCTCCAGCACCTCGTCGACGGCCTGGGCCTGTCCGGGCACGCCCGCCTGATGGGACCGCGTACGCCGATCGAGGCGGAGTTCGCCAGGTCGGCGATGCTGGTCTCGGCCTCGGACGCGGAGTCGTTCGGGATGACGCTGGTCGAGGCGATGCGCTGCGGGGTGCCCGTGATCAGCACGGACTGCCCGCTGGGCCCCGCCGAAATCATCACGGACGGCGTCGACGGCCGCCTCGTCCCCGTGGGCGACGCCCGCTCCCTGGCCGAGGCGATGCTCGACCTGATCACGGACGAACGGCTCCGGCAGGCGATGGGCGAGGCGGCCCTGCGAAGCTCCCACCGCTTCGACGCCGAGCCGGTCGTCGAACGCTACGAGGCCTTGTTCGCGGACCTCACGGCGACCAGGGGCCGCCGCGCGTGGGCGAAGGCACGGGCCCGCGCGGCGAACTGGGCCCACCGCCAGACCCACCGATTCCGACGAACGACAACCACCCGCCCCACCTCCATCAACAGCACGAGACCCGCGGGGCCGTGA
- a CDS encoding response regulator transcription factor, producing MPQNLLLAEDDRAIRHALERALTLEGYEVTAVADGVEALAQAHRTPPDVLVLDVMMPGIDGLQVCRVLRAEGNRIPILMLTALVETADRIAGLDAGADDYVVKPFDVEEVFARLRALLRRTSDSGNSGAPGGSGASGASGGSGSSGSSGSPVDVPSEPPRMPDGQVAAAGLRIDPQARRVWQGSREVELTRTEFDLLELLVRNAGIVLDHTTIYDRIWGYDFGPGSKNLAVYVGYLRRKLDEPGVPSLIHTVRGVGYVLRED from the coding sequence GTGCCCCAGAATCTGCTGCTCGCCGAGGACGACCGCGCGATCCGCCACGCCCTGGAGCGGGCCCTGACGCTGGAGGGGTACGAGGTCACGGCGGTCGCCGACGGCGTCGAGGCGCTCGCGCAGGCCCACCGCACCCCGCCCGACGTGCTCGTTCTCGATGTGATGATGCCGGGCATCGACGGCCTCCAGGTCTGTCGCGTCCTGCGTGCCGAGGGCAACCGCATCCCCATCCTCATGCTCACCGCGCTCGTCGAGACCGCGGACCGCATTGCCGGTCTGGACGCCGGCGCCGACGACTACGTGGTAAAGCCGTTCGACGTCGAGGAGGTCTTCGCCCGGCTCCGGGCCCTGCTCCGGCGGACGAGCGATTCCGGCAATTCCGGCGCGCCTGGTGGTTCCGGTGCCTCCGGTGCCTCCGGTGGTTCCGGTAGTTCGGGGAGTTCTGGCAGTCCCGTCGACGTACCCAGCGAACCGCCGCGCATGCCCGACGGCCAGGTCGCCGCCGCCGGTCTGCGCATCGATCCGCAGGCCCGCCGGGTGTGGCAGGGCTCGCGCGAGGTCGAGCTCACCCGCACCGAGTTCGACCTGCTGGAACTCCTCGTCCGCAACGCCGGCATCGTCCTCGACCACACCACCATCTACGACCGCATCTGGGGCTACGACTTCGGGCCCGGCTCCAAGAACCTCGCCGTGTACGTCGGCTACCTGCGGCGCAAGCTCGACGAGCCGGGCGTGCCCTCGCTGATCCACACGGTGCGGGGTGTGGGGTACGTGCTGAGGGAGGACTGA
- a CDS encoding HAMP domain-containing sensor histidine kinase gives MARARLSSLRTTFTVSFAAVAAAVTVLVGFLSYDAAARLVRVDQQTVFEGVVQDLLSEVRHSALSPADFATADTDGGPRDELIRPSGTVVQVLGPDRSVVDRGHPPLPVDADDKRIAAARTAGRLVEHRDVDVGDDVYRVATVSLGDGRGAVQIAQEFSDTEDLLRELQQRTVLLEGAVVIAAGLFGWWLARRITSRLVRLAGAAEDVARTGRLGIQVPVAGYDEVARLGRSFDRMLGRLAQSEEDQRRLVQDAGHELRTPLTSLRTNISMLRRIDELPPAVRAELVADLAQESRELTDLVNELVDLAAGQSDREPPQRVALADIAEEVAVAARRRTGRAVTVRVSGDTVVDGRPGALQRALSNLVDNAAKFDRGGSAPIDIVLTGAGAAAAAGEGEGAVVRTGVGVGAAGVAVGAGAGADAATRARADAATGVGAGTSAGAGVRVEVLDRGPGIAEEDLERVFDRFYRAPDARSLPGSGLGLSIVREVAAAHGGWPFARRREGGGSAIGFTVGRG, from the coding sequence GTGGCCCGGGCCCGGCTGTCCTCGCTGCGCACCACCTTCACGGTGTCGTTCGCGGCCGTGGCCGCCGCGGTCACCGTCCTCGTCGGGTTCCTGTCGTACGACGCCGCCGCCCGGCTCGTACGCGTCGACCAGCAGACCGTGTTCGAGGGGGTCGTGCAGGACCTGCTCTCCGAGGTGCGCCACAGTGCGCTGAGCCCCGCCGACTTCGCCACGGCCGACACCGACGGCGGCCCGCGCGACGAACTGATCAGGCCCAGCGGCACGGTCGTACAGGTGCTGGGGCCGGACAGGTCGGTCGTCGACCGGGGGCACCCGCCGCTGCCCGTCGACGCCGACGACAAGCGGATCGCGGCCGCGCGGACGGCCGGCCGGCTGGTGGAACACCGTGACGTCGACGTCGGCGACGACGTGTACCGGGTGGCCACCGTCTCGCTCGGCGACGGGCGGGGCGCGGTGCAGATCGCGCAGGAGTTCAGCGACACCGAGGACCTGCTGCGCGAACTCCAGCAGCGGACCGTGCTGCTGGAGGGAGCCGTCGTGATCGCCGCCGGTCTCTTCGGCTGGTGGCTGGCCCGGCGCATCACCTCGCGGCTCGTCCGGCTCGCCGGGGCCGCGGAGGACGTGGCGCGCACCGGACGGCTCGGCATCCAGGTGCCGGTCGCCGGATACGACGAGGTGGCGCGGCTCGGCCGCTCCTTCGACCGCATGCTGGGCCGCCTCGCCCAGTCCGAGGAGGACCAGCGGCGCCTCGTCCAGGACGCGGGCCATGAACTCCGTACGCCCCTGACCTCGCTGCGCACCAACATCTCGATGCTGCGCCGCATCGACGAGCTCCCGCCCGCCGTCCGTGCGGAACTCGTCGCCGACCTCGCCCAGGAGTCCCGCGAACTCACCGACCTGGTCAACGAGTTGGTCGACCTCGCGGCCGGCCAGTCGGACCGGGAGCCGCCCCAGCGGGTGGCCCTCGCCGACATCGCCGAGGAGGTGGCGGTGGCGGCCAGGCGGCGGACGGGCCGGGCCGTCACGGTGCGGGTGTCCGGCGACACGGTGGTGGACGGCCGGCCCGGCGCGCTACAGCGGGCCCTGTCGAACCTCGTGGACAACGCGGCGAAGTTCGACCGGGGCGGGAGCGCGCCGATCGACATCGTGCTGACGGGAGCGGGAGCGGCGGCGGCAGCAGGAGAGGGAGAGGGGGCAGTGGTGCGTACGGGAGTGGGAGTGGGAGCGGCTGGGGTGGCGGTGGGAGCGGGCGCCGGTGCCGACGCTGCCACCCGTGCCCGTGCCGACGCTGCCACCGGTGTCGGTGCCGGCACCAGCGCTGGTGCCGGTGTCCGGGTCGAGGTCCTCGACCGTGGGCCCGGTATCGCCGAGGAGGACCTTGAGCGGGTCTTCGACCGCTTCTACCGCGCGCCGGACGCCCGGAGCCTGCCCGGTTCCGGGCTCGGGCTGTCGATCGTGCGCGAGGTGGCGGCTGCCCACGGCGGATGGCCGTTCGCCCGGCGCCGGGAGGGCGGGGGTTCCGCGATCGGGTTCACGGTGGGTCGGGGCTGA
- the ppk2 gene encoding polyphosphate kinase 2, translating to MTELLSGMRVDYTDHDDPILIRPDGSTVDTWRENYPYPQRMERKEYDWHKRLQQIELLKLQSWIKETGRRLVVVFEGRDAAGKGGTIKRFTEHLNPRGARVVALEKPTERERGQWYFQRYVEHLPTAGEIVLFDRSWYNRAGVERVMGFCTGDEYRRFMRQTPAFERMLVDDGVDLVKFWFSVSQGEQRTRFTIRQVDPVRQWKLSPMDVASLDLWDDYTAAKVAMFRETDTEQAPWTVVKSNDKKRARVEAMRSVLARFDYTGKDHEVVGDPDPRVVGAAATLLEAGEDDELQEGW from the coding sequence ATACTGATCCGTCCCGACGGCAGCACGGTGGACACCTGGCGGGAGAACTACCCCTACCCGCAGCGCATGGAGCGCAAGGAGTACGACTGGCACAAGCGGCTCCAGCAGATCGAGCTGCTGAAGCTGCAGAGCTGGATCAAGGAGACCGGGCGCCGTCTCGTCGTCGTCTTCGAGGGCCGTGACGCGGCCGGCAAGGGCGGCACGATCAAGCGCTTCACCGAGCATCTCAATCCGCGTGGTGCCCGGGTGGTGGCCCTGGAGAAGCCGACGGAGCGCGAGCGCGGACAGTGGTACTTCCAGCGGTACGTCGAGCATCTGCCGACGGCCGGGGAGATCGTGCTGTTCGACCGGTCCTGGTACAACCGCGCCGGTGTGGAGCGGGTGATGGGGTTCTGCACGGGCGACGAGTACCGGCGCTTCATGCGGCAGACGCCCGCGTTCGAGCGGATGCTCGTCGACGACGGCGTGGACCTGGTGAAGTTCTGGTTCTCGGTGTCGCAGGGCGAGCAGCGCACCCGGTTCACCATCCGACAGGTCGACCCCGTACGGCAGTGGAAGCTCAGCCCCATGGACGTCGCGTCCCTCGACCTCTGGGACGACTACACCGCCGCGAAGGTCGCCATGTTCCGCGAGACGGACACCGAGCAGGCCCCGTGGACGGTCGTGAAGAGCAACGACAAGAAGCGGGCCCGCGTGGAGGCCATGCGCAGTGTGCTGGCCCGCTTCGACTACACGGGCAAGGACCACGAGGTGGTCGGGGACCCGGACCCGAGGGTCGTGGGCGCGGCGGCGACCCTGCTGGAGGCGGGCGAGGACGACGAGTTGCAGGAGGGTTGGTAG